A single genomic interval of Oncorhynchus mykiss isolate Arlee chromosome 13, USDA_OmykA_1.1, whole genome shotgun sequence harbors:
- the LOC110486187 gene encoding glycine-rich cell wall structural protein 1.0-like isoform X1, with amino-acid sequence MITSAGSGHMITGAGSGHMITSAGSGHMITSAGSGHTITSAGSGHTITSAGSGHMITSAGNGHTITSAGSGHTITSAGSGHMITSAGSGEWMVYGRSTGRLIGPDSGGRLSDPDSGGRLSGPDSGGKLSDPDSGGRLSGPDSGGRLSGPGNGVRLSGPGSGGRLSGPDSGGRLSGPGNGVRLSGPGSGGRLSGPGSGGRLSGPGNGVRLSGPDSGGRLSGPGNGVRLSGPGNGVRLSGPGNGVRLSGPGNGVRLSGPGNGVRLSGPGNGVRLSGPGNGVRLSGPGNGVRLSGPGNGVRPLIPLNDQYHNAPSC; translated from the coding sequence ATGATAACTAGTGCAGGAAGTGGACACATGATAACTGGTGCAGGAAGTGGACATATGATAACTAGTGCAGGAAGTGGACACATGATAACTAGTGCAGGAAGTGGACATACGATAACTAGTGCAGGAAGTGGACATACGATAACTAGTGCAGGAAGTGGACACATGATAACTAGTGCAGGAAATGGACATACGATAACTAGTGCAGGAAGTGGACATACGATAACTAGTGCAGGAAGTGGACACATGATAACTAGTGCAGGAAGTGGAGAATGGATGGTTTATGGTAGAAGTACAGGAAGACTCATTGGTCCAGATAGCGGAGGCAGACTCAGTGATCCAGATAGCGGAGGCAGACTCAGTGGTCCAGATAGCGGAGGCAAACTCAGTGATCCAGATAGCGGAGGCAGACTCAGTGGTCCAGATAGCGGAGGCAGACTCAGTGGTCCAGGTAACGGAGTCAGACTCAGTGGTCCAGGTAGCGGAGGCAGACTCAGTGGTCCAGATAGCGGAGGCAGACTCAGTGGTCCAGGTAACGGAGTCAGACTCAGTGGTCCAGGTAGCGGAGGCAGACTCAGTGGTCCAGGTAGCGGAGGCAGACTCAGTGGTCCAGGTAACGGAGTCAGACTCAGTGGTCCAGATAGCGGAGGCAGACTCAGTGGTCCAGGTAACGGAGTCAGACTCAGTGGTCCAGGTAACGGAGTCAGACTCAGTGGTCCAGGTAACGGAGTCAGACTCAGTGGTCCAGGTAACGGCGTCAGACTCAGTGGTCCAGGTAACGGAGTCAGACTCAGTGGTCCAGGTAACGGAGTCAGACTCAGTGGTCCAGGTAACGGAGTCAGACTCAGTGGTCCAGGTAACGGAGTCAGACTCAGTGGTCCAGGTAACGGAGTCAGACCTTTAATACCTTTAAATGACCAGTATCACAATGCACCGTCATGCTAg
- the LOC110486187 gene encoding uncharacterized protein LOC110486187 isoform X2: protein MVEVQEDSLVQIAEADSVIQIAEADSVVQIAEANSVIQIAEADSVVQIAEADSVVQVTESDSVVQVAEADSVVQIAEADSVVQVTESDSVVQVAEADSVVQVAEADSVVQVTESDSVVQIAEADSVVQVTESDSVVQVTESDSVVQVTESDSVVQVTASDSVVQVTESDSVVQVTESDSVVQVTESDSVVQVTESDSVVQVTESDL, encoded by the coding sequence ATGGTAGAAGTACAGGAAGACTCATTGGTCCAGATAGCGGAGGCAGACTCAGTGATCCAGATAGCGGAGGCAGACTCAGTGGTCCAGATAGCGGAGGCAAACTCAGTGATCCAGATAGCGGAGGCAGACTCAGTGGTCCAGATAGCGGAGGCAGACTCAGTGGTCCAGGTAACGGAGTCAGACTCAGTGGTCCAGGTAGCGGAGGCAGACTCAGTGGTCCAGATAGCGGAGGCAGACTCAGTGGTCCAGGTAACGGAGTCAGACTCAGTGGTCCAGGTAGCGGAGGCAGACTCAGTGGTCCAGGTAGCGGAGGCAGACTCAGTGGTCCAGGTAACGGAGTCAGACTCAGTGGTCCAGATAGCGGAGGCAGACTCAGTGGTCCAGGTAACGGAGTCAGACTCAGTGGTCCAGGTAACGGAGTCAGACTCAGTGGTCCAGGTAACGGAGTCAGACTCAGTGGTCCAGGTAACGGCGTCAGACTCAGTGGTCCAGGTAACGGAGTCAGACTCAGTGGTCCAGGTAACGGAGTCAGACTCAGTGGTCCAGGTAACGGAGTCAGACTCAGTGGTCCAGGTAACGGAGTCAGACTCAGTGGTCCAGGTAACGGAGTCAGACCTTTAA